Genomic DNA from Spirochaetaceae bacterium:
GTCGATCAGCGCGACGCCGCCGGCCAGACCGCCCTCGACGTGGCTCGCGCAAAGCGCAAGCCCAAGCTGGTGGCGTTTCTGAGCCGGCCATAGCGCCATTCGGAAACAATGCGGCCCCGCGGCGCGTGCGGAGTCAGCTCGGGGCGGCAGACTCGCCGAACAGCGTGCGGTCCCACTCCGCGACCAGTTCGGCGATCACGGCGTCGAGCACCTCCCGCGGGTCGCCGTCGCGCTGCTCGCGGGGGCCCCACTTCCACTGCTCCAGGTACTCGTCCGAGCCGTACAGGCCCTCCTCCATGGCCACGCGGTCGATCTCTTCCTGGTAGCGCGGTGGGAGCTGGCCTGAAACGCGTACTCCGCCGCCGGAGGCGCGCACCTGGGCGGGTATCTCCTGCCACCTGAGGACGCGGTACTCAGCCATCGCTCACCAGCTCTCCCTTGCGGTGCGCGCGGATGAACGACGCGCAGTACTGGTCGCGGCCGAGCAACAGGTCGGCAGCCATCCGGTAGCGGCGCGAGCCGCGGTCGAGGCCGAGCACGCTGTCGATGTGGCTGGTGACCGGGTCGAGGATGCCGCTGTCGGCGCCGGCGTCGATCGCCAGGCGCAGGAACACGTCATTGATCAGGCGCCGCTGCGGCATGCCGAAGGAGACGTTGCTGAAGCCGCCAGTGATATGCAATTCGGCGCCGTAACGCTCGCGCAGCTCGCGAATGGCCGCCAGGCAGTGGTTGCCGAACTCCTGGTCCACCGCGATCGGAAACACCAGCGGGTCCACGTAGATATCCGCTGCCGGGATGCCGCGCTGCAGCGCCGCGTCCACCACCCGGGACGCGTTCGCCACCCGTTCCGCGGTGTCGGTCGGCATGCCCGACTCGCCGGCGGCGGTCACGATCACCTGCACGTCAAACTCGCGCGCCAGGTCGAGCGCTTCGAGCCGCTCCAGGGAGGCGGAGTTGAGCAGCCCGCGCGCGCCGTCCGAGCCGTCGCTCGACGCCTCCAGCCCGGCCCGGATGATGTCGATGTTGGATGAGTCGATCGACAGCGGCAGGCGGCTCGCGCGCCGTATCGTCCGCACCAGCCAGCCCATCGCCTCCTGCTGATCTTCCAGCCGAAGCGAAATCTCGTCCACGTTGAGGTCGAGAAAGTGGGCGCCGGCGTCCTCCTGGCGTTGCGCCAGCCGGTGCAGGTAGCGGAGCCCCTCGGCCGCCCCCGCGCTGCCCGCCATCGCTTCGCGGACCGCGATCTGCACGTGCTTTACGCGGCCCTCTTCGAAGTCCTGGGTGGTCCGAACCGTATCCGGAATCGGCAGATAGCGCATCTCGCCCGACTTGGTGCGATAGTTCACCGCCTGCGAACCACCGGGAAGGTCGCTGATCCGGCTGCCCTTGCGGCGCAGCACGCGGGTAGTGTGGATGTTCTCGCCGATTACGATGAATGTGTCGTTCATTGCTTGGTATGTTCCTCTGTTGCCCCGTCGGACGCCGGGTCGGGGCGGTGGGCGAAGTGGTCGCGTCCCAGGTACGTGTTTGCCCAGGCGCTGGTCCCGGCGAGGGCGGCGTTCTTGATGATCGCCGGCCCGTCGAGCATGGTGCGTTCCTCGCCGTACGCCTTGAGCCGGTCGTAGGCGCGCGCCCAGATGCACTCCTTGTCGCCGATCTCGCAGGTGCCCTCGCGGGTGCCCCCGCAGGGGCCGTTGCGCTGGTTCTTGACGCACTGCGACTCCGGGCACAGGTAGGCGATGTCGGGTAGCGAGCAGTCGCCGCAGTCGCGGCAGTCGAATGCCACCGACTTGGCGGCGTGCTCGAGCTTGTGGAACAGCCGGCGGCCGCGCGTACCGCTCTGTTCGACCGCATTCGCCAGTCTGCGCCCGGCATCGAACCCCGGCGTGTGGGGCGTGAAGATCGTGTCGTGAACCCGGCGGCTCAGCTTGTACCCGAGCGGCACCCGCTGCTGCAGCCGTCGCTGCGCGTCCGGCTGCCGTGACGCCAGGTAGCCGCGGCTCACCTCGCTGCCGCTGGTGCCGGCCAGCTCGCCCGGCTCGAAGTAGTAGAATTCGTCTGGAAAGTGGTAGTGCACGTCGCCCGCGAACTGGCGCCAGTCGTCGGCGCCGAAGCCGGCCGCCATGGTCAGCACGCGATCGATGTCCGCGTACCGGGTCAGGCCGCCGAGGTAGGCGCCGCGATAGCCGAGGCCGCGCGCAATCGCCACCTGCTTGGCGGCCAGCTCCAGGAAGAACGCCTTGCCCTTGTCCGGCGACGCCGCCTGTCGCTCGACCAGCGCCAGCAACTCGGGCATCACCACCACGCCGGGAATCCTGCCGGAGGCGAAGAAGCGCGCCGCCGGACCGCTCAGCACATACACGTTGGCCACCACCGGCAC
This window encodes:
- a CDS encoding methylenetetrahydrofolate reductase C-terminal domain-containing protein: MNSARESRTPARESGTPARESGTPARRAAPGSRTLRGLLERTDTFLHLVELVTSRGMLTDRGGKRVLDLARNLVEHKDIHALSITDNPGGNAMFGADALGTDLISRGQEVVIHLSCKDWNRNALESRGWQLASLGFDNILALSGDYPVSGYQGQASPVFDTDSVGLLRMFSDMNAGIRAGRRTLTPTRFFLGAVVNNHKRHEREVMPQYFKLAKKIANGARFIISQIGWDTRKQDELLRYMAAHHLEVPVVANVYVLSGPAARFFASGRIPGVVVMPELLALVERQAASPDKGKAFFLELAAKQVAIARGLGYRGAYLGGLTRYADIDRVLTMAAGFGADDWRQFAGDVHYHFPDEFYYFEPGELAGTSGSEVSRGYLASRQPDAQRRLQQRVPLGYKLSRRVHDTIFTPHTPGFDAGRRLANAVEQSGTRGRRLFHKLEHAAKSVAFDCRDCGDCSLPDIAYLCPESQCVKNQRNGPCGGTREGTCEIGDKECIWARAYDRLKAYGEERTMLDGPAIIKNAALAGTSAWANTYLGRDHFAHRPDPASDGATEEHTKQ
- a CDS encoding virulence factor; this encodes MAEYRVLRWQEIPAQVRASGGGVRVSGQLPPRYQEEIDRVAMEEGLYGSDEYLEQWKWGPREQRDGDPREVLDAVIAELVAEWDRTLFGESAAPS
- a CDS encoding dihydropteroate synthase, with amino-acid sequence MNDTFIVIGENIHTTRVLRRKGSRISDLPGGSQAVNYRTKSGEMRYLPIPDTVRTTQDFEEGRVKHVQIAVREAMAGSAGAAEGLRYLHRLAQRQEDAGAHFLDLNVDEISLRLEDQQEAMGWLVRTIRRASRLPLSIDSSNIDIIRAGLEASSDGSDGARGLLNSASLERLEALDLAREFDVQVIVTAAGESGMPTDTAERVANASRVVDAALQRGIPAADIYVDPLVFPIAVDQEFGNHCLAAIRELRERYGAELHITGGFSNVSFGMPQRRLINDVFLRLAIDAGADSGILDPVTSHIDSVLGLDRGSRRYRMAADLLLGRDQYCASFIRAHRKGELVSDG